From Brassica rapa cultivar Chiifu-401-42 chromosome A06, CAAS_Brap_v3.01, whole genome shotgun sequence:
CGATGACCGAAGTTTATCTTCAACAGTTTCATATCTGCGTTTTCTATTCCTTCCAACTGATTTTCTTGACTCTGGTGGTAGCACATTGTCCACGACAACATCTTCTGGCATGGACCAAGCATCCTCAGGAACAGCAATAGGATTGATGCTTTCATGATAAGCTTCTCGCCAAGCTTCTGTAGTGTAAAATAAATCAGTTAATGTGTGTGGCTGTCTTCCAACATGAAACCCAGCTTTAATTGCGTGCCGACAAGGTATCTTCATCAGGTTGTACTTCCCACATGAGCAAGTACGTCTATCCAAATCAACTAAGCAGTCGATTTTATCACCTCTAACAAGCAAGCGACCATCGCTGACAGGGTAAACTGCAAATCTTTTGCCTTTCTCGGTTCTCCTTTCAATCTTTTTCTCCACATCTTCGGTAAGAGGATGATTATGCTTTGAAATCTTTTTCTTACGGTTATAAAACCACCGAGTCAGCATTTCTCTGATACTGTCCAACAAGGGAATGATTGGATACTCTCTCGGCGAACGCAAAGCAGAGTTGATGGATTCGGCTGGGTTTGTTGTCCTTATGTCATATCTATATCCAGAGAATTGACATCTTGCCCACTTTTGGACTTCAGCATCCCTTAGGTATTTTCCAATTGCCGGACTGATATTACACACATTAGCAAATATCTTTTCAAACTCAGCAACTCTATAAACCTTGGACGCCTTTGCAACCAACCCAACAAGTCCTTTCCCATGGTAATATGTTACCACATTATTCAACAAATGATGAATGCAAATACCATGTTTAGCTGTTGGATACACAGTCTCAAGCGCCTTAGCAATGGCCGCATGTCTGTCCGAAATGAAAGCCAAATGATGATCATCAGCAATGACACTATTTAGTTGTCTCATAAACCATTCCCAAGAATTTTCATTCTCTGAGTCGACTACTCCGAATGCAAGAGGATACAAATTAGAATTTCCGTCTACAGCAGTTGCAACCAATAGAACTCCTTTGTATTTGTTCTTCAGAAAAGTGCCATCAACCACAATAACCCTCCTTATGACTCTGTTAAATCCTCGTAGCGATTGCCCAAATGCAATAAACAGGTACCGAAATCTCCCATTGCTGTCAATCTCATACGATGAATGTGTTCCCGGATTAGCCTCTCTGAGCATGTGCAAGTATTTCGGTATTTTTCCATAACTTATCTCTGGTATACCTCTAACAGCATTAACCGCATATTCACGAGCATCCCATGCTAAAGATTTCGTGATCTCACAGCCATGATCAATAAGCATAATCTGTATTATATCATTGCATTTTGGCCCTTCCTTAACCCCTTCATACCTATGCATAATCAGACTGCCTATAGTTTTGGCCGAAGCAGTCCTACccggtttggttttgtttgaaggTGCGCATGTATGTTCACCGACATACTTTTTGATAATGAAATATTCAGAATCCTTCAAACACTCTGCTCGAACACACCAATTGCATGCATTATCCTCACATCTAACGTACCAAAGTTGTCTATCCGTTTTGATAACCTCGTAGTGAAAGTTATGCTTCATTGCACATAGCTCGAAAGTCGCCTTCAGCAAAGTTTTGTTCTCAAACAATTGTCCCTTCTTAACAACATTGAGCACAGAAAACTTTGACATCTTATGTATGTCCTCTTTGGCCGAGATCATAGTATCGGCATGATAGGCATCCTCATCAACTTCGACTCTTCtaatcttttctttctttttctcgcACTGCCTCTCAACAAACACAGGAGCCGGTTCGTTCCCCCTATCAACCGAGTTTCCCTCCTCTTGAGCAGAACTTGAATCAGCTGGCGACTTGTTAAGATCAAAGTCTGGTTCATTCAGATTCTCAACTTTGGCTTTAGACGTTACACACAATCGAGTAGAAACACACTTTTGAACAAAACCAACAAAATTCTGAAGCTGTCGATCATTCGCAATGATCACAGGTG
This genomic window contains:
- the LOC117134584 gene encoding uncharacterized protein LOC117134584, which gives rise to MMHIYTTCGVWEFGATTGWVFSADEKGARLLLLESSSTLEVFKRMVLEDFDMEEDSLPDLELSYLPNELINTSTCPPVIIANDRQLQNFVGFVQKCVSTRLCVTSKAKVENLNEPDFDLNKSPADSSSAQEEGNSVDRGNEPAPVFVERQCEKKKEKIRRVEVDEDAYHADTMISAKEDIHKMSKFSVLNVVKKGQLFENKTLLKATFELCAMKHNFHYEVIKTDRQLWYVRCEDNACNWCVRAECLKDSEYFIIKKYVGEHTCAPSNKTKPGRTASAKTIGSLIMHRYEGVKEGPKCNDIIQIMLIDHGCEITKSLAWDAREYAVNAVRGIPEISYGKIPKYLHMLREANPGTHSSYEIDSNGRFRYLFIAFGQSLRGFNRVIRRVIVVDGTFLKNKYKGVLLVATAVDGNSNLYPLAFGVVDSENENSWEWFMRQLNSVIADDHHLAFISDRHAAIAKALETVYPTAKHGICIHHLLNNVVTYYHGKGLVGLVAKASKVYRVAEFEKIFANVCNISPAIGKYLRDAEVQKWARCQFSGYRYDIRTTNPAESINSALRSPREYPIIPLLDSIREMLTRWFYNRKKKISKHNHPLTEDVEKKIERRTEKGKRFAVYPVSDGRLLVRGDKIDCLVDLDRRTCSCGKYNLMKIPCRHAIKAGFHVGRQPHTLTDLFYTTEAWREAYHESINPIAVPEDAWSMPEDVVVDNVLPPESRKSVGRNRKRRYETVEDKLRSSQTSQKRQPRKCSRCGISGHNRATCKIPI